One window of the Shewanella litorisediminis genome contains the following:
- a CDS encoding zinc-dependent metalloprotease encodes MKPSTLALALLLASTPAMSVWAADNPAAIIKQSQSARGFLNFHYDNKGEVFVEASRLNQPFLLVTSLPQGVGSNDIGLDRGQLGRTRMVQFERIGPDLILRELNTRYRAGSDYAPEQRAVKEAFADSILWRASVLDGKTPLAPLSALVLNDLHGVADALKASGQGNFSLDKSRSLIIPEYVKSFPNNSDIDAQLTFASGEPGAYVSQVTPDPKAISIRMRFSFIALPEAGYVARDYHPQSGYLSDEYLDYASTIDTPVVKRHLLRHRLQKQTPGAAPSEVVEPIVYYLDPGVPEPIRSALLDGGRWWEEAFNAAGFINGFKMALLPDDADPQDVRFNVVQWVHRASRGWSYGSAIADPRTGEIIKGHVTLGSLRVRQDHLIARGLTAGWEDRDAAAKAAGHLALERIRQLSAHEIGHTLGLDHNFAASSNSNASVMDYPHPMVTISNGKIDISQPYVPGVGAWDKFAIAYGYGDFGDSEAEALSQLLVEVQTQGLRYIGESDSRSPDASHAYASLWDNGSDPVAELARLQQVRQKALADFNPEALLPGEPLGELADSLVPIYLLSRYQIEAAAKLIGGTDYGYDGVYSWHYVAPELQKQALGTLLATLDTAELTLPRELVESLLPKQGNYSRGRESFASGLGVVADPVGMAEVLSRHTLQALLAPKRLNRVEQGFQSDSEQLSVNELLDKLMAVTLYQEGKTGLERGVWMRLNAVVVDTLLEAFHHDDTSAEVKAVLGAKLAYTIKQLERKASRSSEADAAHFKYLALGVARGLDDPLVRIITKPLPMPPGSPI; translated from the coding sequence ATGAAACCCTCGACTCTCGCCCTGGCGCTATTGCTTGCGAGCACACCGGCCATGTCAGTCTGGGCCGCCGATAACCCGGCAGCCATTATCAAACAGAGCCAATCGGCCAGGGGGTTTCTGAATTTCCACTACGACAACAAGGGCGAGGTCTTTGTCGAGGCAAGTCGGCTCAACCAGCCGTTTTTGCTGGTCACCAGCCTGCCACAGGGCGTGGGCTCCAACGATATCGGCCTCGACCGTGGTCAGCTTGGCCGCACCCGCATGGTGCAGTTTGAACGCATAGGCCCGGATCTCATCCTGCGGGAGCTCAATACCCGCTATCGTGCCGGCAGCGACTATGCTCCCGAGCAGCGCGCGGTAAAAGAGGCCTTTGCCGACTCCATTTTGTGGCGCGCCTCTGTACTCGATGGCAAAACGCCCCTCGCCCCCCTGAGCGCTCTGGTACTCAACGATCTGCACGGTGTGGCCGATGCCCTGAAGGCATCGGGGCAGGGCAACTTCAGCCTGGATAAGTCACGCTCCCTCATTATCCCCGAGTACGTGAAATCCTTCCCGAACAACAGCGATATAGACGCGCAGCTCACCTTTGCCTCCGGGGAGCCGGGCGCCTATGTATCTCAGGTGACGCCGGATCCCAAGGCGATTTCCATCCGCATGCGCTTCTCCTTTATCGCCTTGCCTGAGGCAGGCTATGTGGCCCGCGACTACCATCCGCAAAGCGGCTATCTGTCTGATGAGTATCTGGATTATGCCAGCACCATCGACACCCCTGTGGTGAAGCGCCACTTGCTGCGCCATCGCCTGCAAAAGCAAACCCCCGGCGCCGCCCCCTCTGAGGTGGTGGAACCCATAGTCTATTACCTCGACCCGGGCGTGCCCGAGCCCATCCGCAGTGCACTCCTCGATGGCGGCCGCTGGTGGGAAGAGGCCTTCAATGCGGCCGGTTTTATCAATGGCTTTAAGATGGCGCTCTTGCCCGACGATGCCGATCCCCAGGACGTCCGCTTTAACGTGGTGCAGTGGGTACACCGTGCCAGCCGCGGCTGGTCCTACGGCTCGGCCATTGCCGACCCGCGCACCGGCGAAATCATCAAGGGCCATGTGACCCTGGGGAGCCTGCGGGTGCGGCAGGACCACCTGATTGCCCGAGGCCTCACCGCAGGCTGGGAAGACAGAGACGCCGCCGCAAAAGCCGCCGGGCATCTGGCATTGGAGCGTATCCGTCAGCTGTCGGCCCACGAGATTGGCCATACCCTGGGCCTGGACCATAACTTTGCCGCGTCCAGCAACAGCAATGCCTCTGTGATGGACTACCCCCATCCCATGGTGACCATCAGTAACGGCAAAATCGACATCAGCCAGCCCTATGTGCCCGGCGTGGGTGCCTGGGACAAGTTTGCCATTGCCTATGGCTACGGCGACTTTGGCGACAGCGAGGCTGAAGCCCTGTCGCAGCTGCTTGTCGAGGTGCAGACCCAGGGGCTGAGATACATAGGCGAGAGTGATTCCCGAAGCCCGGATGCGAGCCACGCCTACGCCAGTTTGTGGGACAATGGCTCAGACCCGGTGGCCGAGCTTGCCCGCCTGCAGCAGGTGCGGCAAAAGGCGCTGGCCGATTTTAATCCCGAGGCCTTGCTGCCCGGCGAGCCGCTGGGCGAGCTCGCTGACAGCCTGGTGCCCATTTACCTCCTGAGCCGTTACCAAATCGAGGCGGCGGCCAAGCTGATTGGCGGCACCGACTATGGCTACGATGGGGTATACAGCTGGCACTATGTGGCCCCCGAGCTGCAAAAGCAGGCGCTTGGCACCCTCTTGGCCACCCTGGACACGGCGGAGCTGACCCTGCCCCGTGAGCTGGTGGAGTCCCTTTTGCCCAAGCAGGGTAACTACAGCCGTGGCCGTGAAAGCTTTGCCTCGGGTCTTGGCGTCGTCGCCGACCCCGTGGGCATGGCCGAGGTGCTCTCACGCCATACCCTTCAGGCGCTGCTGGCGCCCAAACGCCTTAACCGCGTCGAGCAGGGATTCCAGAGCGACAGTGAGCAGCTGTCGGTGAATGAGCTTCTGGACAAGCTGATGGCCGTCACCCTGTATCAGGAAGGCAAGACAGGCCTTGAGCGCGGGGTATGGATGCGCCTCAACGCCGTGGTGGTAGACACCTTGCTGGAGGCCTTCCACCATGACGACACCAGTGCCGAGGTCAAGGCGGTGCTGGGGGCCAAGCTGGCCTACACCATCAAGCAGCTGGAGCGTAAAGCCAGCCGCTCCAGCGAGGCCGATGCCGCCCACTTCAAGTATCTGGCTCTGGGCGTTGCCAGGGGGCTGGACGATCCTTTGGTGCGGATTATCACCAAGCCGCTGCCCATGCCACCGGGCTCGCCCATTTAA